Proteins co-encoded in one Cytophaga hutchinsonii ATCC 33406 genomic window:
- a CDS encoding helix-turn-helix domain-containing protein: MEKQEVQKRIGLRVIELREHKGWSQSDLARACNKDRQAIEKIESGKVNPTIFSLYEIAIALGVSLSKVTGI; the protein is encoded by the coding sequence GTGGAAAAACAAGAAGTACAAAAAAGAATTGGATTACGTGTCATTGAATTGCGTGAACACAAAGGCTGGTCTCAATCTGATCTGGCAAGGGCATGTAATAAAGACAGGCAGGCTATTGAAAAAATTGAAAGCGGCAAAGTTAACCCAACTATTTTTTCCCTTTATGAAATTGCTATTGCTTTAGGTGTTTCGTTAAGTAAGGTAACAGGTATTTAA
- a CDS encoding T9SS type A sorting domain-containing protein: MKKFLLWMLSLTLFSSLQTNAQCTIDAGANTTVCDSWSSFLIQGNGTGYDTYQWTTSGTGTFSDLSNNGLTAYYIPSTADITAGSVDLSVTGTGNCASKTAVSIITFHTAPLLNVDAGADQTGCGALTLTATATNAESFHWVALGSGALANENDLTTKYTPTNADQLNGSVRLWAIIRANDPICGYASDTDEVVINYIPPNEVYGGPNLVSCQTASVSITGSSLTNATGVIWSTSGTGTFSSTTDLHPTYQPSTADILAGNVHLMVQTTGNGSCPEGRDTLQVDIFSIAASVNAGADQTVCKDVVTLTPAYTGTSGVTWSTSGTGTFSAPSTTNATSVYYTLSNEDVANFTGVVTLTATTISNGLCPTATDHLTIRTTSNAGLNVGSDTVVCPGAIIYPVAHLQAGTLIWTTSGTGTFSDPTSLTPVYTPSAADQLLEGYWLTATTPRTNWCLSQSGTKRVFLKDIAATANAGSDQTICGSMAACYGTVTNATGGIWTSSGTGTFNPGSNYLSTSYIFSDADIANSFVTLTLTTTGMCNASATDAMTVTTLGASAPVLHAGPDQLITGTSVTLNGTSFATPGVQWFSSGTGTFSNANALSTIYTPSTLDLQNGIVYLTLSGLNTICYVSDVLSVKFGTTYTLTGTIKAGVNTLDNGLVALYKKEGSELYLAEADSIKPSDAGTYAFDNVVTGKYILLATPTDNSIYQSNFLPTYLGDTQDWQNAQVITVSDNSSYPISLTPYVSTNSFWNTGLDTITGIVYVDHTSLAAARIQTTSGTPAVHAIVYLADANGNKISYTQTDTSGRYKFVNVIAGAYSVIPEYGGTSLAGTTTSIPVTIDGNPATIEDASVTVQKISTSTGVFSATKSAILRAYPNPAKNIVSVDLVTSAGTGLVKLTNENGTVMFQQAMNLSGSSITLNIEALPAGMYILQLIAEDEVYTSKVVKY, translated from the coding sequence ATGAAAAAGTTTTTACTTTGGATGCTCAGTCTTACTTTATTTTCATCCTTGCAAACTAACGCCCAATGTACCATTGATGCTGGAGCGAATACTACAGTTTGTGACTCGTGGTCATCATTCTTAATACAAGGAAATGGAACAGGGTATGATACTTATCAATGGACAACCAGCGGTACAGGTACATTTTCCGACCTGTCAAATAATGGCCTTACGGCCTACTATATACCTTCTACAGCAGATATTACTGCAGGCTCGGTAGATTTAAGTGTAACAGGTACCGGTAATTGCGCTTCTAAAACAGCTGTTTCGATTATAACCTTTCACACTGCTCCTCTATTAAATGTAGATGCAGGAGCAGACCAGACAGGCTGCGGCGCGCTTACATTAACTGCTACTGCAACCAATGCAGAGTCGTTCCATTGGGTTGCTCTGGGATCTGGTGCATTAGCTAATGAAAATGATCTTACGACTAAATATACTCCGACTAATGCGGATCAATTAAATGGATCTGTTCGGCTATGGGCAATAATACGTGCAAATGATCCTATTTGTGGTTATGCAAGCGACACAGATGAAGTTGTTATAAACTATATTCCGCCCAATGAAGTATATGGAGGACCTAACTTAGTATCCTGTCAAACTGCGTCTGTAAGTATAACCGGGTCTTCCTTGACAAATGCAACAGGTGTTATCTGGTCTACATCCGGAACAGGTACCTTTTCAAGCACAACGGATCTACATCCGACCTACCAGCCTTCTACTGCAGATATTTTAGCAGGCAATGTACATTTAATGGTACAAACTACTGGCAATGGTTCATGTCCCGAAGGAAGAGATACATTGCAAGTGGACATTTTCAGCATCGCTGCATCTGTGAACGCTGGTGCAGATCAGACTGTATGCAAAGATGTTGTAACCCTTACACCAGCATACACAGGTACAAGCGGCGTCACTTGGTCTACATCAGGTACCGGTACATTTAGTGCTCCATCAACAACAAACGCAACTTCTGTATATTACACATTATCCAATGAAGATGTAGCAAATTTTACAGGTGTGGTAACACTTACAGCAACTACAATCAGTAATGGACTCTGCCCAACTGCGACAGATCATTTAACAATACGTACTACCTCAAACGCCGGCTTAAATGTTGGATCCGATACAGTAGTATGTCCTGGCGCGATTATTTATCCGGTTGCACATCTTCAGGCAGGTACGCTAATATGGACTACTTCAGGTACCGGAACATTTTCAGATCCTACGTCTCTAACACCTGTTTACACACCATCAGCGGCAGATCAATTGCTGGAAGGTTACTGGCTAACTGCAACTACACCAAGAACAAATTGGTGCCTGTCACAATCTGGTACTAAAAGAGTTTTTCTGAAAGATATTGCAGCAACAGCAAACGCAGGTTCAGATCAAACAATATGCGGAAGTATGGCTGCATGCTATGGCACTGTTACAAATGCAACAGGTGGTATCTGGACATCCAGCGGTACCGGAACATTTAATCCCGGTTCTAACTATCTCAGCACTTCCTATATATTCTCTGATGCTGATATCGCCAATAGTTTTGTTACACTTACCCTCACAACTACCGGAATGTGCAATGCCTCAGCCACAGACGCAATGACAGTAACAACGCTTGGCGCTTCTGCGCCCGTTTTACATGCCGGTCCGGATCAGCTTATCACTGGCACATCTGTTACATTAAACGGAACAAGTTTTGCAACGCCTGGCGTGCAATGGTTTTCTTCAGGTACAGGTACATTCAGCAACGCCAACGCATTATCAACAATCTATACACCATCAACCCTTGATCTACAAAACGGAATTGTATATTTAACGCTTTCCGGATTAAATACAATTTGCTATGTTTCAGATGTACTATCTGTAAAATTCGGCACAACGTATACACTTACAGGAACAATAAAAGCTGGAGTAAATACACTAGACAATGGATTGGTTGCCTTATACAAAAAAGAAGGCTCAGAATTATATCTTGCTGAAGCAGATTCAATCAAACCTTCAGATGCTGGTACATATGCATTCGATAATGTAGTTACGGGTAAATATATCTTACTAGCTACTCCAACAGACAACTCAATCTACCAAAGCAATTTCTTACCTACTTATTTAGGTGATACTCAAGATTGGCAAAATGCACAGGTAATAACCGTTTCTGATAATAGCTCTTATCCAATTTCATTAACTCCTTACGTAAGCACAAATTCATTCTGGAATACAGGGCTGGATACCATCACTGGTATTGTCTATGTAGACCATACATCACTTGCTGCTGCACGTATACAAACTACTTCCGGTACACCGGCGGTACATGCAATCGTTTACCTTGCAGATGCAAACGGGAATAAAATTTCATATACCCAAACAGATACAAGCGGAAGATACAAATTTGTAAATGTCATAGCCGGTGCATATTCAGTTATTCCGGAGTATGGCGGAACAAGTTTAGCAGGAACAACAACTTCCATTCCGGTTACCATAGATGGAAACCCTGCAACGATAGAAGATGCCTCTGTAACAGTTCAAAAAATATCAACCAGTACAGGAGTGTTTAGTGCAACAAAATCTGCAATACTTCGTGCGTATCCTAACCCAGCAAAAAATATCGTTAGTGTTGATCTGGTAACTTCTGCAGGAACAGGTCTAGTTAAATTAACGAATGAAAATGGTACTGTGATGTTTCAGCAAGCAATGAATCTAAGCGGATCATCTATTACATTGAACATTGAAGCATTACCAGCAGGAATGTACATTCTTCAGCTTATTGCCGAAGACGAAGTATATACTTCAAAAGTGGTTAAATACTAA
- a CDS encoding cation:proton antiporter, whose product MHHLPELITDLALILVTAAITTLIFKKIKQPLVLGYIIAGLLVGPNIKLFPTISEYKNISTWAELGVIILLFSLGLEFSFKKLIKVGGASSITAVFQIVVMLFVGYFAGHLMGWSQMNCFFLGAMLSISSTTIIIRAFEELDVKNKKYASVVFGALIVEDLVAIVLMVLLTTVAVSQQFAGMEMLYSILKLIFFLILWFAGGIYFIPTFLKKSRKLMTDETMLLVALGLCLTMVILADQAGFSPALGAFIMGSILAETTEAEHVEHLIKPIKDLFGAVFFVSVGMMIDPGVLVEYAYPIGILTLVTIFGKAIASTIGALISGQPLKQSVQTGMSLAQIGEFSFIIATLGLSLKVISPFLYPIIVAVSAITTFTTPYLIKYSGSFYGLIERNASPKFLRVIENYGTDTQSIVVLSDWNIFLKSYAINMLLNIVLLIAFGLLSALYIYPFIQEHVINGFNGSVTGIVISFILTVPFLWALTMKQIAPAEYQRLWDNEKKGRSPLILLGVVRLLVGLLSVGFLLSFYLDTALATIISLIVFAVFFFLFSKRLQFLYDRMEKRFLVNFNERDEANDYKAKITPWDAHIIEFKVSPLSPVIGKTLEEMAIREAYGVNIIMIEREYVTLPLPSRTERIYPGDIISVVGSDEQLLKLKEIIACELTADEIETYTLIKNDLVLKNVIVDKDTPLLNRAIKESGIREKRALVVGVERNGERILNPPSTLYFEEGDIVWIAGGSKVIKELF is encoded by the coding sequence ATGCATCATTTACCGGAATTAATTACAGATCTGGCCTTAATTCTTGTTACTGCGGCCATAACAACCTTGATTTTTAAAAAGATCAAACAGCCGCTTGTGCTCGGTTATATTATAGCCGGGCTGCTTGTAGGACCGAATATTAAATTATTCCCTACGATATCCGAATACAAAAACATTTCTACCTGGGCTGAGCTTGGCGTCATTATCTTATTGTTTTCTCTTGGTCTGGAATTCAGTTTTAAGAAACTCATTAAAGTAGGGGGGGCATCCTCCATAACCGCCGTCTTTCAGATTGTAGTGATGCTGTTTGTCGGTTATTTTGCCGGCCATTTAATGGGGTGGTCACAGATGAACTGTTTCTTTCTTGGCGCCATGTTGTCTATATCCTCTACAACCATTATCATCCGTGCCTTTGAAGAGCTGGATGTAAAAAATAAAAAATATGCCAGCGTTGTTTTTGGTGCCTTAATCGTGGAAGATCTGGTAGCCATTGTATTGATGGTACTGCTTACAACCGTAGCCGTAAGCCAGCAGTTTGCCGGCATGGAGATGTTGTATTCCATTCTGAAACTGATTTTTTTTCTGATCCTGTGGTTTGCCGGAGGTATCTATTTTATTCCAACGTTTCTTAAAAAATCAAGAAAGCTGATGACCGATGAAACCATGCTGCTGGTGGCATTGGGCCTGTGTTTAACGATGGTTATTCTGGCAGATCAGGCTGGTTTTTCTCCGGCTTTGGGTGCATTCATCATGGGTTCTATTTTAGCGGAGACAACAGAAGCCGAACATGTGGAACATCTCATTAAGCCGATCAAAGATTTATTCGGCGCGGTGTTTTTTGTTTCGGTAGGTATGATGATTGATCCGGGTGTACTGGTTGAATATGCGTATCCGATCGGTATACTTACACTTGTAACCATCTTTGGTAAAGCGATTGCGTCAACCATAGGTGCATTAATTTCCGGACAGCCATTAAAACAATCGGTGCAGACGGGGATGAGCCTGGCACAGATCGGAGAATTTTCTTTTATCATAGCAACACTTGGGTTATCATTAAAGGTGATCAGTCCCTTTCTCTATCCGATCATCGTGGCCGTGTCAGCGATCACAACATTTACGACACCGTATTTAATTAAATATTCCGGTTCGTTCTATGGTTTGATCGAACGGAATGCTTCACCGAAATTTTTACGTGTGATTGAAAACTATGGTACAGATACACAATCCATTGTTGTGTTAAGCGACTGGAATATTTTTCTGAAATCGTATGCGATCAATATGCTGCTGAATATTGTATTGCTGATCGCTTTCGGTTTATTATCGGCCTTGTACATTTATCCCTTTATTCAGGAACATGTGATTAATGGATTTAATGGGAGTGTTACCGGTATTGTCATTAGCTTTATATTAACCGTTCCGTTTTTATGGGCGCTAACAATGAAACAAATTGCACCTGCTGAATACCAGCGTTTGTGGGACAATGAAAAGAAGGGCAGAAGCCCGCTTATCCTGCTGGGTGTAGTCCGTTTGCTGGTCGGTCTGCTGAGTGTGGGTTTTCTGTTAAGCTTTTACCTGGATACGGCTCTGGCAACGATCATATCGCTTATTGTATTTGCTGTCTTCTTTTTCTTGTTTTCAAAGCGCCTGCAGTTTTTATATGACCGCATGGAAAAACGTTTTCTGGTGAACTTCAATGAACGCGATGAAGCAAACGATTATAAAGCAAAGATCACCCCCTGGGATGCGCACATCATTGAATTTAAAGTTTCGCCGTTGTCGCCCGTGATCGGAAAGACGCTTGAAGAAATGGCCATCCGGGAAGCATATGGGGTAAACATCATCATGATCGAACGGGAGTATGTTACCTTGCCGCTGCCATCGCGTACAGAGCGGATCTATCCCGGTGATATTATATCCGTTGTGGGCAGTGATGAACAGCTGTTAAAACTGAAGGAGATCATTGCCTGTGAATTAACAGCCGACGAAATAGAAACCTATACATTAATTAAAAACGATCTGGTTTTGAAAAATGTAATCGTTGATAAAGATACACCGCTGCTGAACAGAGCAATCAAAGAATCGGGAATCAGGGAGAAGCGTGCGCTGGTTGTAGGTGTAGAACGAAACGGCGAACGTATTTTAAATCCTCCCTCCACCTTATATTTTGAAGAAGGTGATATTGTTTGGATTGCCGGAGGCAGTAAAGTGATTAAAGAATTATTTTAA
- a CDS encoding sulfite exporter TauE/SafE family protein: protein MDYHSILLIFVLGVLAFLYSSIGYGGAIGYLAVMALFGVAPVMMKTSALIMNLAVAAASFIGFYRGGYFKLKLFWPFAITSIPMAYLGGMMTLSDSIYRKILAVCLLISIVRLLYQFRQANQETKEIPIGTALVTGGLIGLLSGAIGLGGGIILSPLMLLMRWATFKETAAVSALFISVNSLSGLFGQINKGGIHLTHNLQYAVAATILGGLLGSYCGSQKFNVPTLKYLLAIVLTIASFKLMFA, encoded by the coding sequence ATGGACTACCATTCAATTCTTTTAATTTTTGTGCTGGGCGTTCTGGCTTTTTTATATTCATCTATCGGGTACGGCGGTGCCATTGGGTATTTAGCGGTTATGGCTTTGTTTGGAGTTGCACCTGTAATGATGAAAACATCTGCGTTGATTATGAATTTAGCAGTGGCAGCAGCATCCTTTATTGGATTTTACAGGGGCGGTTATTTCAAGCTCAAATTGTTTTGGCCCTTTGCCATCACAAGTATTCCTATGGCTTATCTGGGCGGTATGATGACCCTGTCAGACAGTATTTACAGGAAAATTTTAGCTGTTTGTTTATTGATTTCAATTGTACGGTTGCTGTATCAGTTCAGGCAGGCAAACCAGGAGACGAAAGAAATACCAATCGGCACAGCCCTGGTTACAGGCGGGTTGATTGGGCTTCTGTCCGGTGCCATTGGCCTTGGCGGCGGAATCATTTTAAGTCCGCTCATGCTGCTGATGCGTTGGGCAACGTTTAAAGAAACGGCAGCCGTTTCTGCGCTTTTCATTTCTGTAAATTCATTATCCGGACTATTCGGGCAAATCAACAAAGGAGGCATTCACCTCACGCACAACTTACAATATGCGGTGGCAGCAACAATCCTGGGCGGACTGCTAGGTTCGTACTGCGGCAGTCAAAAGTTCAACGTACCCACATTAAAATATCTATTGGCCATCGTACTAACCATTGCAAGCTTCAAATTGATGTTTGCATAG
- a CDS encoding nucleoid-associated protein yields the protein MIDFTEITLEFIYIHKVGNKLRDEGIEVSDKKLSLGNEDTKKYLLRYFLSPFNNNEVYNFHYPTDLNLNDTYAFAKRIFANPENFYELSIDVSKHLYEKSSHPKINGGEFCICYFKDCLFEGQQTDAIGLFKSEKKDVFLKLTSSKIAHESGVNIDKLDKGCLIFNLEEKNGYKVCVVDSNKSNDTQYWKDEFLSIKPASDNYHFTKDFLSITKNFITKQIPEDFEVSKADQIDFLNRSVDYFKKHDTFDKQEFESEVFADSNVIKSFRKFDQIYRQENEVELSDNFEISAQAVKKQARVFKNILKLDKNFHIYIHGNRELIEQGIDEKGRKYYKIYYENET from the coding sequence ATGATCGATTTTACTGAAATAACGCTTGAGTTTATATACATCCATAAAGTTGGAAACAAGCTTAGGGATGAAGGAATCGAAGTATCCGATAAAAAGCTAAGTTTAGGAAACGAAGACACAAAAAAATACTTGTTAAGGTATTTTCTTTCTCCATTCAATAATAATGAAGTTTATAATTTTCATTATCCGACAGACCTTAATCTTAACGATACCTACGCTTTTGCTAAAAGGATTTTTGCAAATCCAGAAAATTTCTATGAATTATCAATAGATGTTTCAAAGCATTTATATGAAAAATCTTCTCACCCCAAAATAAACGGAGGAGAGTTTTGTATTTGTTATTTTAAAGATTGTTTATTTGAGGGGCAACAAACTGATGCAATAGGCTTATTTAAGTCTGAAAAAAAGGACGTTTTTTTAAAACTCACTTCTTCAAAAATCGCACATGAAAGTGGAGTTAATATTGATAAATTAGACAAAGGATGTTTAATCTTCAATTTAGAAGAAAAAAACGGCTATAAAGTATGTGTAGTGGATTCAAATAAATCAAACGACACACAATATTGGAAAGATGAATTTTTAAGTATAAAACCTGCTAGTGACAATTATCATTTTACTAAAGATTTTCTTTCCATAACTAAGAACTTTATTACAAAACAAATTCCTGAAGACTTTGAGGTATCTAAAGCAGACCAAATAGACTTCTTAAACCGTTCAGTCGATTATTTCAAAAAACATGACACTTTTGATAAGCAAGAATTTGAATCAGAGGTTTTTGCAGACAGCAATGTTATTAAATCATTTCGCAAATTTGACCAAATATATAGACAAGAAAACGAAGTAGAGCTTTCAGACAATTTTGAAATATCTGCTCAAGCAGTCAAAAAGCAAGCGAGAGTTTTCAAAAATATTTTAAAGCTCGACAAAAACTTTCACATATACATTCATGGAAATAGAGAACTAATAGAACAAGGAATTGACGAAAAAGGACGTAAATATTATAAAATATATTACGAAAATGAAACTTAA
- a CDS encoding RNA polymerase sigma factor yields the protein MSEKEKVIIESIRSGANNIALEYLYDISLKKVRQYILKNNGSKDDANDIFQDAVIVLFNQIRLNKFNEAYSIDAFIYSVARNLWIDKVRRDKKFTKYDSPDDYAVIASDTNHLDALIQKEKSAAMKTVFNLLDEKCRNILTYVIYEKRSMKEIKELMGYSSEDVAKTNHYRCKQYLTKLVKSNPSLVDLLRN from the coding sequence GTGAGCGAAAAGGAAAAAGTCATCATTGAAAGTATCCGCAGCGGTGCAAATAATATTGCATTAGAGTATCTCTATGACATCAGTTTGAAGAAAGTAAGACAGTACATTCTTAAAAACAATGGCAGCAAGGATGACGCAAACGATATTTTCCAGGACGCGGTAATTGTTTTATTCAATCAGATCCGGTTAAATAAATTCAATGAAGCCTATTCCATCGATGCCTTTATATACTCCGTAGCGCGGAATTTGTGGATCGATAAAGTCCGCCGGGATAAAAAATTTACCAAATACGATTCGCCGGATGATTACGCTGTTATTGCTTCAGACACCAATCACCTGGATGCATTGATACAAAAAGAGAAAAGCGCTGCAATGAAAACGGTATTCAATTTATTGGATGAAAAATGCCGGAATATATTAACTTACGTGATCTACGAAAAGCGTTCGATGAAGGAAATCAAAGAGTTAATGGGTTACAGCAGCGAAGATGTTGCAAAGACGAATCATTACAGATGCAAACAATATTTAACCAAACTGGTGAAAAGCAATCCTTCATTAGTTGATTTATTACGAAATTGA
- a CDS encoding gliding motility-associated C-terminal domain-containing protein, which translates to MRPELETYQLIDNYLNGTLTGEELAAFEQRLQTDSSLAEEVSFVQLTNEVVVGATFDALRNQMSNDIADIDASKNTRTWGLTGLILGIVSIGVVGMYTLSTEEDTTSVTAPALQTPSVIKNKPAEQSAASEKITQPATTEKTNQLHTQTDVRTASPDEKISLQTPLEKSTTDHTFTQIPVIKPAETIAHTPVSKTTDAVNPCDQITLKAVITSSPSCDDASNGSITIPINQISGGTKPYKISFNKSTDAGTKEHYAYLPAGTYNINITDANGCTKNFSSEVTEKNCRKTSYVFAPDKGQVCTITAKEDESYVLTILNMAGKQVYKTNTMEGSFEWQGLSQQGEYLTAGLYIYILEYTSGEKENGQITIVR; encoded by the coding sequence TTGAGACCTGAATTAGAGACATATCAGTTAATTGACAACTATCTCAACGGAACGTTGACGGGAGAAGAGCTCGCTGCTTTTGAGCAGCGACTTCAAACAGATTCTTCTTTAGCTGAAGAAGTGTCTTTTGTACAGCTCACAAATGAGGTTGTTGTCGGCGCTACTTTCGATGCGCTCAGAAACCAGATGAGTAATGATATAGCAGACATAGATGCTTCAAAAAACACGCGTACCTGGGGATTAACAGGCCTTATTTTGGGTATTGTAAGTATCGGTGTAGTAGGTATGTATACGCTTTCGACAGAGGAAGATACAACATCCGTAACTGCACCTGCCCTGCAAACACCTTCGGTAATAAAAAACAAGCCAGCGGAACAGTCTGCTGCCAGTGAAAAAATAACACAGCCGGCAACAACGGAAAAAACAAACCAGCTGCACACACAAACAGATGTACGAACGGCATCGCCTGATGAAAAAATTTCCCTTCAGACACCACTAGAAAAAAGCACAACGGACCATACCTTTACACAAATTCCCGTTATAAAACCTGCTGAAACAATCGCACATACACCGGTTTCAAAAACAACCGATGCGGTTAATCCGTGCGATCAGATAACCCTTAAAGCAGTTATCACTTCAAGTCCAAGCTGTGACGATGCAAGCAATGGAAGTATCACCATTCCGATCAATCAAATCAGCGGTGGTACCAAGCCTTATAAAATCTCCTTTAATAAATCAACAGATGCGGGCACTAAAGAGCATTATGCCTATTTACCGGCAGGCACTTATAACATTAACATTACAGACGCCAACGGCTGTACAAAAAACTTCTCTTCTGAAGTAACGGAAAAAAACTGCCGCAAAACTTCTTATGTGTTTGCGCCGGATAAAGGACAGGTCTGCACCATCACCGCTAAAGAGGATGAGAGCTATGTATTAACTATCTTAAATATGGCCGGCAAACAGGTATATAAAACAAATACCATGGAAGGAAGCTTTGAATGGCAGGGATTAAGCCAGCAAGGTGAATATTTAACAGCAGGTTTGTATATTTATATCCTTGAATATACTTCAGGAGAAAAAGAAAACGGACAAATAACTATTGTACGCTAA
- a CDS encoding leucine-rich repeat domain-containing protein has protein sequence MKTISNILSLRSRLLASILVMLISITVASAQGTYVIQDVNFKNKLQSSYPWVMTGNQLNITAAGMFTNDLILTGANISNLDGIQYFTSVFKIDASFNNLTALPNISSLTQLKYLYVNFNRLTQLPDLSNQTNLVEIQATTNALTSLPSLTNLVNLNNLFLTNNKLTSLPNISTLVNLKYLIIGNNPFTSLPDFSPNVQLLELHVHQTNISQITGLAQLTKLTKLYCWENSITDLSALSDNTTLTGLFAFSNKLRSLPTLTNKPNLNSVEVEKNNLTFEDLLPLKTVTTLTDFSYSPQDSLGTYTQNTIRSQQPLSLSITEDAGVSSNTYTWYKNAALSGITTRAFSINKTQVTDKGKYYVSIKNPNLPLLTLTHRIWNIEVTDCIDLNAFSFDVSSNECSGGATVETAVVLNGGTAPYTYALIPFYNTDTIRSSTGDFTQVPPGKYTFTVRDANNCGIDSVQTIPKPKACDPVITPNGDAHMNSYFIEQSGPAKIVDMGGKTILQLTAPAVWYGTKADGTLADAGYYVIIVNNKKITNITVVR, from the coding sequence TTGAAAACAATTTCAAACATATTATCCTTACGGTCACGCCTGCTGGCAAGCATTCTGGTGATGCTTATATCCATAACGGTTGCTTCTGCGCAGGGAACCTATGTGATTCAGGATGTTAATTTCAAAAACAAATTACAATCCAGTTATCCATGGGTTATGACAGGCAACCAGTTAAATATTACTGCTGCCGGTATGTTTACCAATGATCTCATTCTGACAGGTGCAAACATTTCAAATTTAGATGGCATTCAATATTTCACTTCTGTATTCAAGATAGATGCGTCCTTTAACAATTTAACGGCACTTCCGAATATATCGTCCCTCACACAATTGAAATACCTGTATGTAAACTTTAACAGGCTTACTCAATTGCCCGACTTAAGCAATCAAACAAATCTGGTTGAGATACAGGCTACAACAAATGCTCTTACCAGTTTGCCTTCTCTTACCAATCTGGTAAACCTGAATAATCTTTTCCTTACAAATAATAAACTCACCAGCTTACCGAATATTTCAACACTTGTGAATTTAAAGTATCTGATCATCGGGAATAATCCATTTACAAGCTTACCGGACTTCTCTCCAAATGTACAGCTGCTTGAACTGCACGTACACCAGACAAATATTTCACAGATCACGGGCCTGGCCCAATTAACAAAACTTACTAAATTATATTGCTGGGAAAATTCAATAACTGATCTTTCAGCATTATCTGACAACACAACATTAACCGGCCTGTTTGCTTTTTCAAACAAACTCCGTTCGTTACCAACTTTAACAAACAAACCTAACCTCAACAGTGTTGAAGTTGAAAAAAATAATTTAACCTTTGAAGATCTGCTGCCTTTAAAAACGGTAACAACACTGACAGATTTCAGCTACAGTCCGCAGGACAGCCTCGGCACCTACACACAGAATACAATTCGTTCACAGCAACCGCTTTCTTTATCCATTACCGAAGATGCCGGCGTAAGCAGCAACACCTATACCTGGTATAAAAATGCAGCGCTTTCAGGCATAACAACACGGGCGTTCTCTATAAATAAAACGCAGGTTACCGACAAAGGGAAATATTATGTAAGTATTAAAAATCCGAACTTGCCTTTATTAACCTTAACGCATAGAATCTGGAACATAGAGGTAACGGACTGTATTGATCTGAATGCATTCTCATTTGATGTCTCCTCAAACGAGTGCAGTGGCGGGGCAACCGTGGAAACAGCTGTTGTATTGAATGGCGGTACGGCACCGTACACCTACGCATTAATTCCGTTTTACAATACCGATACCATACGCAGCTCTACAGGAGATTTTACACAGGTGCCTCCGGGCAAATATACCTTTACGGTGCGCGATGCCAACAACTGCGGTATAGATTCTGTACAGACCATTCCAAAACCAAAAGCGTGCGATCCGGTTATTACGCCAAACGGAGATGCGCATATGAATTCTTATTTTATTGAACAGAGCGGTCCGGCTAAAATTGTTGATATGGGAGGTAAAACAATCCTGCAATTGACGGCACCGGCTGTATGGTATGGCACCAAGGCTGACGGCACATTAGCAGATGCCGGCTATTATGTGATTATCGTAAACAATAAAAAAATAACGAACATTACAGTAGTTCGATAA